The following proteins are co-located in the Haloplanus sp. HW8-1 genome:
- a CDS encoding VOC family protein — MSGVLDHVMLRVADLEAAIDWYGTHLDYEEKDRWAADEFTIVYLGPEGMGEDAAMLELTYNHDGRSYEMGDAWGHIAVRVEDVDDAYEELMDGGVEDYRDPDSCGGDYAFVKDPDGHEVELVERDQGARWSLDHTMIRVEDADAALGWFVRKLGYEPAGRWEAGTFANYYVRPQGAGEEAMAVELTYNYDGRSYEMGDAWGHLAVRADDLHEYWDRLVEREAEEYRDPSSCDDRYAFTTDPDGHEIEIVTRDPESESLFSA; from the coding sequence ATGTCCGGCGTACTCGATCACGTCATGTTGCGCGTTGCGGATCTGGAGGCGGCCATCGACTGGTACGGAACCCACCTCGACTACGAGGAGAAGGACCGCTGGGCGGCCGACGAGTTCACCATCGTCTACCTCGGGCCCGAGGGGATGGGTGAAGACGCGGCGATGCTCGAGTTGACTTACAATCACGACGGCCGGTCCTACGAGATGGGCGACGCGTGGGGACACATCGCGGTGCGCGTCGAGGACGTCGACGACGCCTACGAGGAGTTGATGGACGGGGGAGTCGAAGACTACCGCGACCCCGACTCCTGTGGCGGGGACTACGCGTTCGTGAAAGACCCCGACGGCCACGAGGTCGAACTCGTCGAGCGCGACCAGGGAGCCCGGTGGAGCCTCGATCATACCATGATCCGCGTCGAGGACGCCGACGCGGCGCTTGGCTGGTTCGTCCGGAAACTGGGTTACGAACCGGCGGGCCGGTGGGAGGCGGGCACGTTCGCCAACTACTACGTGCGCCCCCAGGGCGCCGGCGAGGAGGCGATGGCCGTCGAACTCACGTACAACTACGACGGACGGAGTTACGAGATGGGCGACGCGTGGGGTCACCTCGCCGTTCGGGCCGACGACCTCCACGAGTACTGGGATCGGCTCGTGGAACGCGAGGCCGAGGAGTATCGCGACCCGTCGTCGTGTGACGATCGGTACGCGTTCACCACGGATCCCGACGGCCACGAAATCGAGATCGTGACGCGTGATCCCGAGTCGGAGTCGCTGTTCTCGGCGTAG
- the sugE gene encoding quaternary ammonium compound efflux SMR transporter SugE: MSWFVLFVAGLFEVAWAIGLEYSDGLSKPIPTGGTILALVISMVLLAKAIRDLPIGTAYAVWTGIGAVGTATLGIVLFDEPATGARLLFISVIVFGIVGLHLVSGGH, encoded by the coding sequence ATGTCGTGGTTCGTTCTGTTCGTTGCGGGCCTGTTCGAGGTCGCCTGGGCGATCGGTCTGGAGTACTCCGACGGGCTATCGAAGCCGATCCCGACGGGGGGGACGATCCTCGCGCTCGTCATCAGCATGGTGTTGCTCGCGAAAGCGATCCGGGATCTGCCGATCGGCACCGCCTACGCCGTCTGGACGGGTATCGGCGCCGTGGGCACCGCGACGCTGGGGATCGTCCTGTTCGACGAACCCGCGACGGGCGCTCGCCTCCTTTTTATCTCCGTGATCGTCTTCGGCATCGTCGGTCTCCATCTCGTCTCCGGCGGGCACTGA
- a CDS encoding desampylase: MLRLSRDAYDDIVYQGYDGGDEEICGVLAGEYGETQSVVREIHRAENVADRPQVRYAMDPEEQFEITERVEDAGLEVVGFYHSHPAGPVEPSETDAARATWPGYSYAICAFDGYPYLGSWRWTGERFERETVALVE, encoded by the coding sequence GTGCTCCGCCTGTCGCGTGATGCCTACGACGATATCGTCTACCAGGGCTACGATGGCGGCGACGAGGAGATCTGTGGCGTCCTCGCCGGCGAGTACGGCGAGACCCAGAGCGTCGTTCGCGAGATACACCGGGCCGAAAACGTCGCCGACAGGCCCCAGGTCCGGTACGCGATGGACCCGGAAGAGCAGTTCGAGATCACCGAGCGAGTCGAGGACGCCGGCCTCGAGGTCGTCGGCTTCTATCACAGTCACCCCGCCGGGCCGGTCGAACCGAGCGAGACGGACGCCGCCCGAGCGACGTGGCCGGGATACTCCTACGCCATCTGTGCGTTCGACGGCTATCCCTATCTGGGATCGTGGCGGTGGACCGGCGAGCGGTTCGAGCGGGAGACGGTCGCGCTTGTGGAATGA
- a CDS encoding ABC transporter ATP-binding protein yields the protein MAVDDVSMEVSDGEIVGLIGPNGAGKTTLFNVVTGFHTPNDGTVTYNGEEINGLPPHQISKKGIARTFQVPKPLNQLSVVENVIVGAFGDGRSRDEALEKAYETLERVNFQGDYSMTADSLNVAQLKRLEIAKAVATDPDLLMLDEAVAGLNPDERRGLVETIEKLNDQGITIFMVEHVMDVVMRLSDRVIVLNEGSVLAEGTPEEIQNDEEVINVYLGT from the coding sequence GTGGCGGTAGACGACGTCAGCATGGAGGTCTCCGACGGAGAGATCGTCGGGCTCATCGGTCCGAACGGGGCCGGGAAGACGACGCTGTTCAACGTCGTCACCGGCTTTCACACTCCGAACGACGGGACGGTGACGTACAACGGCGAGGAGATCAACGGACTCCCGCCCCACCAGATCAGCAAGAAGGGCATCGCGAGAACGTTCCAGGTTCCGAAGCCGCTCAACCAGCTGAGCGTCGTCGAGAACGTCATCGTCGGTGCCTTCGGCGACGGCCGGAGCCGGGACGAAGCGCTGGAGAAGGCCTACGAGACGCTCGAACGGGTGAATTTCCAGGGCGATTACTCGATGACCGCAGACAGCCTGAACGTCGCACAGCTCAAGCGCCTCGAGATCGCGAAGGCGGTCGCGACCGATCCCGACCTCCTGATGCTCGACGAGGCCGTCGCCGGCCTCAATCCCGACGAGCGGCGCGGGCTGGTCGAGACCATCGAGAAACTGAACGATCAGGGAATAACCATCTTCATGGTCGAACACGTCATGGACGTGGTGATGCGGCTCTCGGATCGGGTCATCGTTCTCAACGAGGGGAGCGTCCTCGCCGAGGGAACGCCGGAAGAGATACAGAACGACGAAGAAGTCATCAACGTCTACCTGGGAACGTAA
- a CDS encoding aldehyde dehydrogenase family protein, which yields MASDFPQRTGLYVDGEWIESTDETITVTDPRAPDEVVAEFAAGTREDAGLAVDAAVAAQDEWASLTSHERGAYLHDAADALESRFDELAELMVREMGKCLGAAEGETQRAIDLLNYYAEVARDYGGDAPPSASDATSIRTRREPLGTAALITPWNYPIAIPAWKMGPALVAGNTVVLKPASLTPAIGAELVRAFDEAGIPDGVVNFVPGSGSTVGDEFVTSEGTDVVSFTGSYAVGKHVQRDAAEMGKRVQCEMGGKNPLVVDASADLDRAVDLTIAGGVSGLAGQACTATSRVVVFEEVAEEFTERLVSAVEDLTIGDPLDPETDVGPKASGSNLEKDLEYVEIGDSEGATLLTGGERLDREGHYVSPAIFGDVDPDMRLAQEEVFGPVISVISVEDFDEAVDVANDVEYGLSAGICTNRLDHAEAFIDRAETGVVKVNQTTGGVEMQMPFGGRKHSSSETYKEQGRQAIDFYSHEKAVYVTR from the coding sequence ATGGCCTCAGATTTCCCCCAGCGGACGGGGCTGTACGTCGACGGCGAGTGGATCGAATCGACCGATGAAACGATAACGGTCACCGACCCCCGGGCGCCGGACGAAGTGGTCGCGGAGTTCGCGGCCGGCACCCGCGAGGACGCAGGACTGGCGGTAGACGCCGCCGTGGCGGCACAGGACGAGTGGGCGTCGCTGACGAGCCACGAGCGCGGTGCCTACCTGCACGATGCGGCCGACGCGCTGGAGAGCCGCTTCGACGAACTGGCGGAACTGATGGTTCGGGAGATGGGCAAGTGTCTCGGCGCCGCCGAGGGCGAGACCCAGCGAGCTATCGACCTCCTGAACTACTACGCCGAAGTGGCCCGGGATTACGGCGGCGACGCGCCGCCGAGCGCGAGCGACGCTACCAGCATCCGCACCCGTCGGGAGCCGCTGGGTACGGCCGCGCTGATCACGCCGTGGAACTACCCCATCGCCATCCCCGCGTGGAAGATGGGCCCGGCGCTGGTGGCGGGCAACACCGTCGTCCTCAAGCCTGCCTCCCTGACTCCCGCCATCGGTGCCGAGTTGGTCCGGGCGTTCGACGAGGCCGGCATCCCGGACGGCGTCGTCAACTTCGTCCCCGGGTCGGGGAGCACCGTCGGCGACGAGTTCGTCACCAGCGAGGGAACCGACGTCGTCTCCTTCACCGGCAGCTACGCGGTGGGAAAGCACGTCCAGCGCGACGCGGCCGAGATGGGCAAGCGCGTCCAGTGTGAGATGGGCGGCAAGAACCCGCTCGTCGTCGACGCCTCCGCGGACCTCGACCGCGCGGTCGATCTGACCATCGCCGGCGGCGTGTCGGGGCTCGCGGGGCAGGCCTGTACCGCGACGAGCCGCGTCGTCGTCTTCGAGGAAGTCGCCGAGGAGTTCACCGAGCGGCTGGTGTCGGCCGTCGAGGACCTGACCATCGGCGACCCGCTCGACCCCGAGACGGACGTCGGGCCGAAGGCCTCCGGGTCGAACCTGGAGAAGGACCTCGAATACGTCGAGATCGGGGATTCGGAGGGCGCGACGCTCCTGACGGGCGGCGAACGCCTCGACCGCGAGGGACATTACGTCTCACCGGCGATCTTCGGCGACGTGGATCCGGACATGCGCCTCGCCCAGGAGGAAGTGTTCGGCCCGGTCATCTCGGTCATCTCGGTCGAGGACTTCGACGAGGCCGTCGACGTGGCCAACGACGTCGAGTACGGCCTCTCAGCCGGCATCTGCACGAACCGGCTCGACCACGCCGAGGCGTTCATCGACCGCGCCGAGACAGGCGTCGTGAAGGTCAACCAGACCACGGGCGGCGTCGAGATGCAGATGCCCTTCGGCGGGCGCAAACACTCCAGTTCCGAGACCTACAAGGAGCAGGGCCGACAGGCCATCGACTTCTACAGCCACGAGAAAGCGGTCTACGTGACTCGATAG
- a CDS encoding sulfurtransferase TusA family protein — protein sequence MADANWEDVVDLPDELDDETAQDLYDRADEVQDMTGEVCPYPQVEAKKAIQSLEAGDLLVQETDHVPSTENVPKAVEDLAEANVWKSGDGRYQIFLRKR from the coding sequence ATGGCAGACGCCAACTGGGAGGACGTCGTCGACCTCCCGGACGAACTCGACGACGAGACGGCACAGGATCTCTACGATCGAGCCGACGAGGTACAGGACATGACGGGTGAGGTCTGTCCGTATCCGCAGGTCGAGGCCAAAAAGGCGATCCAGAGCCTGGAAGCGGGCGATCTCTTGGTACAGGAGACCGATCACGTCCCGAGCACGGAGAACGTCCCCAAGGCCGTCGAAGACCTCGCGGAGGCCAACGTCTGGAAGAGCGGGGACGGTCGCTACCAAATCTTCCTCCGGAAGCGATAA
- a CDS encoding NAD-dependent epimerase/dehydratase family protein produces the protein MSERVVLITGGTGFIGAYTAAEVVERGDAAVAFDIDTDTTILRKLGVADDVEVIEGDITDPTSVFDAVKRSGASHVIHLASLLTNLSNEYPRRAIDVNVKGTNTVFEAARTFDDQIERVAWASSSAVYAPEDRYEDPEVDEDDLVYPETLYGAAKEYNEHQAEIYRDNYDLSIVGVRPTLVYGPYRESGSASAYAQVIEGPARGEAVTVGPKDHVFDWQYAPDAAQAFYRAATVPEADLSRTVYNACGERATLAEVADVVREYVPDADITLAEGESAPWNHHMVMDAARSDLDYEPAYDLESGVRAYVDVVRAEAGLEPL, from the coding sequence ATGAGTGAGCGAGTCGTCCTCATCACCGGCGGAACGGGGTTCATCGGAGCGTATACGGCGGCTGAAGTCGTCGAACGCGGCGACGCAGCCGTCGCCTTCGATATCGACACCGACACCACGATTTTGCGGAAGCTCGGCGTTGCGGACGACGTCGAGGTGATCGAGGGGGACATCACGGACCCGACCAGCGTCTTCGACGCGGTCAAGAGGTCCGGTGCGTCACACGTCATCCATCTCGCGTCGCTCCTGACGAACCTCTCGAACGAGTACCCCCGACGTGCGATCGACGTGAACGTCAAGGGAACGAACACGGTGTTCGAGGCGGCGCGGACGTTCGACGACCAGATCGAGCGCGTCGCCTGGGCGTCGAGTTCGGCGGTTTATGCGCCCGAGGACCGATACGAGGATCCCGAGGTGGACGAAGACGACCTCGTCTACCCCGAGACGCTGTACGGGGCGGCCAAGGAGTACAACGAACATCAGGCGGAGATCTACCGGGACAACTACGACCTCTCCATCGTCGGGGTCCGACCGACGCTGGTCTACGGCCCGTACCGCGAGTCGGGGAGCGCCTCCGCGTACGCGCAGGTCATCGAGGGGCCGGCACGGGGCGAGGCGGTGACCGTCGGTCCGAAGGACCACGTCTTCGACTGGCAGTACGCCCCGGACGCCGCCCAGGCGTTCTACCGGGCGGCGACCGTTCCGGAGGCCGATCTCTCGCGGACGGTCTACAACGCGTGTGGCGAGCGGGCGACGCTGGCGGAGGTCGCCGACGTGGTCCGCGAGTACGTACCGGACGCCGATATCACGCTAGCGGAGGGCGAGTCGGCCCCGTGGAACCACCACATGGTGATGGACGCCGCCCGGTCCGACCTCGACTACGAACCGGCGTACGACCTCGAGTCGGGCGTCCGGGCGTACGTCGACGTCGTCAGGGCGGAAGCCGGCCTCGAACCACTGTAA
- a CDS encoding ABC transporter ATP-binding protein, which produces MNDEPLLAVDDIEVFYGETQALFGVSLDVYEGELVTMVGGNGAGKTTTLRTISGLLSPRSGTITFDGTVISDKPSDEIVKMGIAQSPEGRMLFPELSVEENLRAGAYHRSDESEIEADLEEVFEYFPQLPDLLDHDANDLSGGQQQMLTIGRALMSDPDLLLLDEPSLGLAPQLVQTIGGIVEDLRDAGQTILLVEQNAELALDIADRGYVLQTGEVVASGATDELRETDAVRSAYLGQ; this is translated from the coding sequence ATGAACGACGAACCACTCCTGGCGGTCGACGACATCGAGGTGTTCTACGGAGAGACGCAGGCCCTCTTCGGGGTCTCGCTCGACGTGTACGAAGGCGAACTCGTGACGATGGTGGGCGGAAACGGGGCGGGCAAGACCACCACCCTGCGAACGATCTCGGGGCTGCTCTCGCCCCGGTCCGGTACCATCACCTTCGACGGAACGGTCATCTCCGATAAGCCATCGGACGAAATCGTGAAGATGGGGATCGCACAGTCCCCGGAGGGACGGATGCTGTTCCCGGAACTGTCCGTCGAGGAGAACCTCCGGGCCGGCGCCTACCACCGGAGCGACGAGAGCGAGATCGAGGCGGACTTAGAGGAAGTGTTCGAGTACTTCCCGCAGCTCCCCGACCTCCTCGATCACGACGCCAACGACCTGAGCGGCGGTCAACAGCAGATGCTGACGATCGGCCGGGCGTTGATGTCCGATCCCGATCTGTTGTTGCTCGACGAACCGTCGCTGGGGCTCGCGCCGCAGTTGGTTCAGACCATCGGTGGCATCGTCGAGGACCTCCGTGATGCCGGACAGACCATCCTCCTCGTCGAGCAGAACGCCGAACTGGCGCTCGACATCGCCGACCGGGGATACGTGCTGCAGACCGGCGAAGTCGTCGCCTCCGGGGCGACCGACGAACTTCGGGAGACCGACGCCGTTCGCTCCGCGTACCTGGGACAGTAA
- a CDS encoding NADP-dependent oxidoreductase codes for MQASNQEWYFVERPAGEPTLDCFELRDGDVPTPRHGELLVRVRYLSVDPYMRGRMRDSASYAEPWAVGDVLRGGVVGEVVTSESPQYEAGDLVTGRATWSEYALLDADDAVPVDPAVADLPAYLGVLGMPGRTAYFGLLDVAEPRPGDTVVVSGAAGAVGSTVGQIAKLNGCRVVGFAGTDEKTAWLTDDLGFDAAINYRTTDAYRSALDDVAPDGVDVYFDNVGGPITDAVFTRLNVDARVAVCGQIAHYNAEETPTGPRKLPLLIAPRARVEGLLVTDHAPRFDDAREQLETWVANGDIDHRETIVEGLENAPDAFLGLFSGDNVGKQVVEVSE; via the coding sequence ATGCAAGCGTCGAACCAGGAGTGGTACTTCGTCGAGCGGCCGGCGGGGGAGCCGACACTAGATTGCTTCGAACTCCGAGACGGTGACGTGCCGACGCCACGCCACGGGGAACTTCTCGTCCGCGTCCGCTATCTTTCGGTCGATCCGTACATGCGGGGGCGGATGCGTGATTCGGCGTCCTACGCCGAGCCGTGGGCAGTCGGGGACGTCCTTCGGGGGGGAGTCGTCGGCGAAGTCGTCACGAGCGAGAGTCCACAGTACGAGGCCGGCGACCTGGTCACCGGCCGAGCGACGTGGTCCGAGTACGCGCTCCTCGACGCGGACGACGCCGTGCCCGTCGATCCGGCGGTCGCCGACCTCCCGGCGTATCTCGGCGTGCTCGGGATGCCGGGACGGACGGCGTATTTCGGATTGCTCGACGTCGCCGAGCCGCGTCCCGGTGACACGGTCGTCGTCTCGGGGGCGGCCGGCGCCGTCGGCTCGACCGTCGGCCAGATCGCGAAACTGAACGGCTGTCGTGTCGTCGGGTTCGCCGGCACGGACGAGAAGACCGCGTGGCTCACCGACGACCTCGGCTTCGACGCCGCGATCAACTACCGGACGACCGACGCGTATCGCTCCGCACTCGACGACGTTGCACCGGACGGCGTCGACGTCTACTTCGATAACGTCGGGGGACCGATCACCGACGCGGTGTTCACGAGGCTGAACGTGGACGCCCGCGTCGCCGTCTGCGGACAGATCGCCCACTACAACGCCGAGGAGACCCCGACGGGACCGCGCAAACTCCCCCTCCTCATCGCGCCACGAGCGAGAGTGGAGGGACTTCTCGTCACCGATCACGCACCTCGATTCGACGACGCTCGCGAGCAACTGGAGACGTGGGTGGCCAACGGCGATATCGACCACCGCGAGACGATCGTCGAAGGGTTGGAGAACGCCCCGGACGCGTTTCTCGGACTCTTTTCGGGGGATAACGTCGGAAAACAGGTCGTCGAAGTCTCCGAGTAG
- a CDS encoding branched-chain amino acid ABC transporter permease — MVQADLLVQIVIFGILTGGVYALIAMGLSLIFGVMDVVNFAHGAYLMLAMYSSYFAWSILGIDPFLSILLVAPTFFVFGVISERLVIHPIIDEPDFAQIFATVGLIWVFENTAHYFWGADPRGISSGYGGVTVLGVTVQEVRVYGFVIAVLAAVGMYFLLEKTKIGLAIRATAQDKDAAKLMGMSSEKVYMITFGLGIGLVGIAGPVVATIFSTTPTVGANYVLLAFVVVVLGGLGNVFGVLWAGILIGIVDAMVAFYYEPTLSAPVYYVIFIAVLVFRAMGYIGEDGSIITRIKSAATGSGEA, encoded by the coding sequence ATGGTACAGGCAGACCTCTTGGTACAGATCGTCATATTCGGGATACTGACTGGTGGGGTGTACGCTCTCATCGCGATGGGCCTCTCCCTCATCTTCGGCGTAATGGACGTGGTCAACTTCGCACACGGGGCGTACCTCATGCTCGCCATGTACTCCTCGTACTTCGCGTGGAGCATCCTCGGGATCGATCCGTTCCTGTCGATTCTGCTGGTCGCCCCGACCTTCTTCGTGTTCGGCGTGATCAGCGAACGGTTGGTCATCCACCCGATCATCGACGAACCGGACTTCGCACAGATCTTCGCGACGGTCGGGCTGATCTGGGTGTTCGAGAACACTGCCCACTACTTTTGGGGGGCCGACCCCCGGGGTATCAGCTCCGGCTACGGTGGGGTCACCGTGCTTGGCGTTACCGTCCAGGAGGTGCGCGTCTACGGGTTCGTGATCGCGGTGCTCGCGGCGGTGGGGATGTACTTCCTGCTGGAGAAGACCAAGATCGGCCTCGCGATCCGGGCGACCGCTCAGGACAAGGACGCGGCGAAGCTGATGGGGATGAGCAGCGAGAAGGTGTACATGATCACCTTCGGGCTGGGGATCGGTCTCGTCGGCATTGCGGGGCCGGTCGTCGCGACCATCTTCTCGACCACGCCCACGGTGGGCGCGAACTACGTCCTCTTGGCGTTCGTCGTCGTCGTCCTCGGTGGTCTGGGGAACGTCTTCGGCGTCCTGTGGGCGGGGATCCTCATCGGGATCGTCGACGCCATGGTCGCCTTCTACTACGAACCGACGCTGAGTGCCCCGGTGTACTACGTCATCTTCATCGCGGTGCTCGTCTTCAGGGCGATGGGATACATCGGTGAAGACGGATCGATCATCACGCGAATCAAGAGCGCTGCCACGGGCAGCGGGGAGGCCTAA
- a CDS encoding rhodanese-like domain-containing protein: protein MVEEVTPEEIHERLESGDGPQIIDIRDPDDFATGHIPGALNVPMGELPSRIDEIEWEEEVVVACPIGQSSIQAARLIGSYEGVEDAGSVRSMQGGYDAWEYDLERDD from the coding sequence ATGGTCGAGGAAGTCACCCCCGAGGAGATCCACGAGCGACTGGAGTCCGGGGACGGACCGCAGATCATCGACATCCGCGATCCCGACGACTTCGCCACCGGACACATTCCCGGCGCGCTCAACGTGCCGATGGGCGAACTCCCGAGCCGGATCGACGAGATCGAGTGGGAAGAGGAGGTCGTCGTCGCCTGTCCAATCGGCCAGTCGTCGATCCAGGCCGCACGTCTCATCGGGAGCTACGAGGGTGTCGAGGACGCCGGCTCGGTCCGTAGCATGCAGGGCGGCTACGACGCCTGGGAGTACGACCTCGAACGTGACGACTGA
- a CDS encoding branched-chain amino acid ABC transporter permease, with product MSTQVDDSTGLVSRIVRTVGTPKVYLSLVVLLLSLAIPVTFSSYISHIFILVFITGIGAVAWNIIGGFGGQFSLGNAVFYGLGAYSTAILVTDYGTGVIVATAVGVFLSVLAAVIIGFPTFKLSGHYFALATIAVVEGLFYLARFFGDLTGGSQGFTFIAPPWLSSLMLDKVAAFYIFLSFFVLAILISVWVRYSRLGYYLLAIREDQDAASALGVNTTRYKIYGFVLSAAMTAFAGSMHAAYTTFLSPGAAFSLDLSILYALIALVGGLGTIAGPIVGTLFMVPIQQYVTTVLGGNLGSLAYVGYGLLLILVIIYAPEGIVNRLSAVGGWITDVFPEVSPDAED from the coding sequence ATGAGCACGCAAGTCGATGACTCGACAGGACTGGTGTCTCGGATCGTCCGAACAGTCGGTACGCCGAAGGTGTATCTTTCCCTCGTCGTTCTCCTCCTCTCGCTGGCCATCCCGGTCACCTTCAGTTCGTACATCTCACACATCTTCATCCTCGTGTTCATCACGGGCATCGGGGCCGTCGCGTGGAACATCATCGGCGGCTTCGGCGGTCAGTTCTCGCTGGGGAACGCCGTCTTCTACGGCCTCGGTGCGTACTCGACGGCGATCCTCGTCACCGACTACGGCACCGGCGTCATCGTCGCCACGGCGGTCGGTGTCTTCCTGTCGGTGCTCGCCGCCGTCATCATCGGCTTCCCGACGTTCAAACTCTCGGGACACTACTTCGCGCTGGCGACCATCGCCGTCGTCGAGGGGCTGTTCTACCTCGCTCGCTTCTTCGGCGACCTCACCGGTGGATCACAGGGGTTCACGTTCATCGCGCCCCCATGGCTGTCGTCGCTGATGCTCGACAAGGTGGCGGCGTTCTACATCTTCCTCTCGTTTTTCGTCCTCGCGATCCTCATCTCGGTGTGGGTGCGGTACTCGAGGCTCGGCTACTACCTGCTGGCGATCCGTGAGGACCAGGACGCCGCGTCGGCGCTCGGAGTCAACACGACCCGATACAAGATCTACGGGTTCGTGCTCTCGGCCGCCATGACGGCGTTCGCGGGGAGCATGCACGCCGCGTACACCACCTTCCTCTCTCCCGGCGCCGCGTTCTCGCTCGACCTGTCGATCCTCTATGCCCTCATCGCGTTGGTCGGTGGGCTGGGGACCATCGCCGGCCCGATCGTCGGGACGCTGTTCATGGTTCCGATCCAGCAGTACGTCACCACCGTGCTCGGCGGCAACCTCGGATCGCTGGCCTACGTCGGCTACGGGCTGTTGCTGATCCTGGTCATCATCTACGCCCCGGAGGGAATCGTGAACCGACTGTCCGCCGTCGGCGGCTGGATCACCGACGTCTTCCCGGAAGTGAGTCCTGATGCTGAAGACTGA
- a CDS encoding ornithine cyclodeaminase family protein produces MAEVRYLSSEDVAELATTEEYVEAVRGAYAERGRGADAQPRTKLGRDDVGGMMTGYLAVLPEKGYMGGYMYAAGFGGNDAWFVTPVFDAAEGDLLAIIDGASMNPYKTGSTGAVATDVLARDDATELAIIGAGSQARGQLITTATVRDFEEVRVFSPTEESRESFAADFDEQLDATVEAVPSTTAAVTDADVIITATTASEPVLADEDVEPGTHVTAMGQYDPEKRELEAETVARATYVPDLRERAFQDAGSFLQALESGAIDDDHIHAELGEVVAGEAPGRTSDEEITVFDSGGTGVETIGAASMLLENARDADVGTFIDVFPASEAMIGN; encoded by the coding sequence ATGGCAGAGGTTAGATACCTGAGCAGCGAGGACGTAGCAGAGCTAGCAACGACCGAAGAGTACGTCGAGGCCGTTCGCGGCGCCTACGCCGAGCGGGGCCGGGGCGCGGACGCCCAACCGCGGACGAAACTGGGTCGCGACGACGTCGGCGGCATGATGACTGGCTATCTCGCGGTGCTCCCCGAGAAGGGATACATGGGCGGATACATGTACGCGGCCGGCTTCGGTGGCAACGACGCGTGGTTCGTCACTCCGGTCTTCGACGCTGCGGAGGGTGACCTACTCGCAATCATCGACGGCGCGAGCATGAACCCCTACAAGACGGGGTCGACGGGCGCCGTCGCGACGGACGTCCTCGCCAGGGACGACGCGACGGAACTGGCCATCATCGGGGCCGGTTCACAGGCACGCGGCCAACTCATCACGACCGCGACGGTTCGCGACTTCGAGGAGGTACGGGTGTTCTCGCCGACGGAGGAGAGCCGCGAGTCCTTTGCCGCCGACTTCGACGAGCAACTGGACGCCACCGTCGAGGCGGTCCCGAGCACCACGGCTGCGGTGACGGACGCGGACGTGATCATCACGGCGACGACGGCCTCCGAGCCGGTTCTGGCGGACGAGGACGTCGAACCCGGCACACACGTGACGGCGATGGGGCAGTACGATCCCGAGAAGCGCGAACTGGAGGCGGAGACGGTGGCGCGGGCGACGTACGTCCCCGACCTACGGGAGCGAGCGTTCCAGGACGCCGGCTCGTTCCTTCAGGCGCTCGAATCGGGGGCCATCGACGACGACCACATCCACGCGGAACTGGGCGAGGTCGTCGCCGGCGAGGCGCCGGGACGCACCTCGGACGAGGAGATCACCGTCTTCGACAGCGGCGGTACCGGTGTCGAGACCATCGGCGCGGCCAGCATGCTCCTCGAGAACGCCCGGGACGCGGACGTCGGGACGTTCATCGACGTCTTCCCGGCCAGCGAAGCGATGATCGGTAACTAG
- a CDS encoding universal stress protein, protein MYKILVPVGKNDDQARKQASYVASLPCAAEEIAVTLVHALTGSEKDVDVTMQQPDRVKSVRAAREVLEEADVDVETQGLTSPPAEGIVTLAEDGGFDEIVLAGRKRSPAKKAILGSVTQSVVLNATQPVTVVDRA, encoded by the coding sequence ATGTACAAGATCCTGGTTCCGGTCGGTAAGAACGATGACCAAGCGCGCAAGCAGGCCTCGTACGTCGCCTCACTCCCCTGTGCCGCCGAAGAGATCGCCGTGACGCTCGTCCACGCACTGACTGGCTCCGAGAAGGACGTGGACGTGACCATGCAACAGCCGGACCGCGTCAAGTCGGTTCGGGCTGCGAGGGAGGTCTTGGAAGAGGCGGACGTGGACGTCGAAACGCAGGGGCTGACCTCTCCGCCGGCGGAGGGCATCGTCACGCTCGCCGAGGACGGCGGTTTCGACGAGATCGTCCTTGCCGGCCGCAAGCGGAGCCCGGCGAAGAAGGCGATCCTCGGGAGCGTCACCCAGTCCGTCGTGCTGAACGCCACCCAGCCAGTGACGGTCGTCGATCGGGCGTAA